One window from the genome of Alistipes sp. ZOR0009 encodes:
- a CDS encoding lipid-binding protein — protein sequence MKILKLFTLISLFSLAFASCETYEDQKVEYSPLFPLCGQWVVSIHDAATGSLIPNGDGYTLYTYNTSSNVDNIMWVRLSNSANPFGVLGKVNCSVAEKSFSIVKGVNTFFTTDNELTITEGKVVLNGFDTPSGGKSDFISFKMKPTTNSTVTYLIKGFRRTAWPEDMP from the coding sequence ATGAAGATATTAAAGTTATTTACATTAATAAGTCTCTTCTCTTTAGCTTTTGCAAGCTGTGAGACTTATGAGGATCAAAAAGTAGAATATTCTCCTTTGTTTCCTCTTTGCGGACAATGGGTAGTAAGCATACACGATGCTGCTACAGGATCCCTAATTCCTAATGGTGATGGTTATACGCTTTATACCTATAATACCTCATCGAATGTCGATAACATTATGTGGGTTAGATTGTCTAATAGTGCGAACCCTTTTGGTGTTTTGGGTAAAGTGAATTGTTCTGTAGCAGAGAAGTCATTTAGCATTGTAAAAGGAGTTAACACTTTTTTTACGACTGACAATGAACTGACAATTACTGAAGGTAAGGTCGTTTTAAATGGATTTGATACTCCATCGGGCGGTAAAAGCGATTTTATTTCGTTTAAGATGAAACCAACAACGAATAGTACTGTAACCTATTTGATAAAGGGTTTCAGAAGAACTGCTTGGCCTGAAGATATGCCTTAA